Part of the Vibrio ishigakensis genome, AGTAGCAGCAGTTGCTCGTATGATGCCATACGCTTAATTCTTTTTAGTTTATAATTCGTTTAGTTTAGGAGAAGCATAATGCCTCGCGTAAAACGTGGTGTACAAGCTCGTGCACGTCATAAGAAAGTTCTAAAACAAGCTAAAGGTTACTACGGTGCACGTTCACGTGTATATCGTGTAGCTTTCCAAGCAGTTACTAAAGCTGGTCAATACGCTTACCGTGACCGTCGCAACAAGAAACGTCAATTCCGTCAACTATGGATTGCACGTATCAATGCTGCATCTCGTCAAAATGGTCTATCTTACAGCCGTTTCATCAACGGTCTTAAGAAAGCATCTATCGAGATCGATCGTAAGATCCTTGCTGACATCGCGGTATTCGACAAAGCTGCATTCGCAGTTCTAGTTGAAAAAGCAAAAGCTGCTCTTTAATAGCAGTTGTCAGGTTTAAGAGAAAGGGGACCCTAGGGTTCCCTTTTTTATACCTAAAATATTCTTTTCCCTCACTTTTCTCTTCAAACCCATGACAAGTCGTCCGTTTCCCTGCTAGGTTAAAGCTCTAACCGAATTACGGGAGAACATGGATTGGTTCAAAAGCTTTTCTGGCAAGACCCTTATCTCACCTCAGTCACCGCACAAATCACCTCGATTGAGGAAGATGTGGTGCAGCTCGAACGCACCATTTTCTATGCCGAGTCCGGAGGGCAGGAGAGTGATGCTGGCACTATCGGCGGTATCCAAGTCCTCTTTGCACAAAAACACACAACTAAAATACTCTACCAATTAGCCGAGACTCCGAACTTTAAGGTTGGAGATGAGGTTGAAGTCGCAATCGAGTGGCCTAGGCGTTATGCACTAATGAAACTTCATTTTGCTGCTGAGGTTGTGCTCGAGCTTTTCACTACACTCTATCCCAAGCTAGATAAAATCGGCGCGCATATCTCACAAGACAAGAGCCGAATCGACTTTGCCTCAGATACCAATATAAAACCGCTACTTGCAGAAATAGAGTCCAAGGCGCAGGCCATTATCGAATCTGATAGCCTAATTAAAAGTGCTTTCTCTGATGAGGAGAATGAACGTAGATACTGGCAAGTGGATGGTTTTGCCAAGGTGCCTTGTGGTGGCACTCATCTTAAGCGCACCTCCGAGGTGGGTAAGATACGCCTCACGCGCAAGAATGTTGGTAAGGGCAAAGAGCGCGTCGAGATAAGGCTCGGAGGAGAACTAATATGCCAGTAGCGTTATGGGTTTTATTGTTTGTTGCTATCGTCCCTTATCTGCTAGCAGGGCTTGGCGGATACATGAAAATAAAACAACTGGGCCATTTGGATAATCGTCACCCTAGGGTACAAGCGCAATCAGCGACAGGTATTACAGCGCGTGTCATAGCTGCACAGTCTAATGCTTGGGAGGCGCTGGCCTTTTATGCAGCGGTTATCATGGTATGTGGTTTTAGTGGTGTGGATTGGGAGTTGTTGACCATTCCTGCTGTGATCTTTGGTATAACCCGAGTTATCCATCCAATTTTATATCTTATGAATATTGCGACCCTTCGCAGTATCACGGTTGTGGTAGGCGTGAGTGCCTGTATCTATATGATGAGTTTGGCGGTGTAGTATGTTTCGAGCAGTGATAGAACCGAATCTGGAATTGAGATTAGCTCATCCGAGAATATCCCCTGATTATTACTCTCTGGTTAAGCAGGATAGGAATTATCTGAGTGAGTGGCTTGCTTGGCCGCTCCATGCAGATGGCGAGGCGTTCTTTTCTGAGTTTTTTAAGAAGTCTTTAAACGATTATGCCAATAACAAGGCGATGGTGTGTGCCATTTTCTATGAGAACGAGCTAGTGGGTAACGTGTCGTTCAATTCCATATCATCTTCACTATCGAGTGTGGAGATAGGGTATTGGCTTGGCTTTGCACATCAAGGTAAAGGCATTATGAGTAAGTGTGTTTCTTACCTTATTCGCTATGCTTTTACCGAACTTGAGATGCATAAGGTGCAAATCTCAGCTGCGACTGAGAATAGACCGAGTCGCGCACTGTGTGAGAGGCTAGGAATGTCCCTAGAGGGAGTCATAACTCGGGCAGAGAATCTAAATGGAAGAGTGGTGGACCACGCTATCTATGGTCTTAGCCGAGAAGAATGGAAGAATAAGGAGCAGATGTGAATCAAGTTCTGGTAGATGTAAATTGGCTCGCCGAGCATAAAGAAGAAGTGATTTTGTTAGATGCCTTTATGTTGAAGGTAGTGGGTAAGGAGCCGATTGAATATGATAAGTTAACTACTATACCGGGGGCACTTGCATTCGATATAGAAACCGACTTTTGCGACCTCGATTCAACCCAGCTGCATGCTATGCCAACACCAGAGCAATTTACGCAGAAGGTACGTGAGCTTGGGATTAACAAAAACTCAAGCGTGGTTATTTTTGACAACCAAGGTATCTACAGTGCGCCTCGAGCTTGGTGGACCTTCAGGTTAATGGGATTTGATAAGGTTGCAGTGCTCGATGGTGGTTTACCGGCTTGGATTGACGCAGGTTTTGATGTCGCACATGAGTTTGAAGTACCGGCCAATTTGGGTGATTTTGAAGCTAAACCAATCCAAACATTGGTGTGTGATGCCCAAGATGTGGTGAGCAATATAGAGACTAAACAGGCAAAAGTGTTAGATGCGCGCGGTGCGCCTCGATTTAATGCTGAGGTAGCTGAACCAAGGCCCGGTGTACGAGCAGGTCATATTCCTGGCTCTCAGAACCTACCTTTTGCTAGCTTGATGGATGGAGAGTGCTTTAAAGCTTTACCCGAGTTAAAGAAAAGTTTTTCCAATCTAGGGCTAGATGACGGTGATGCACTGATCATGTCGTGTGGCTCTGGCATAACCGCCTGCATCTTGATCTTGGCGGCTCACGTATGTGGCCTCACAGACACCAAGCTGTATGACGGCTCGTGGGCAGAGTGGGGCAGTGACGAATCACTGCCAGTAGAAGTTTAGAGCTCTGGCTCGATTCTATACACCTTGCCACTGTCGGTGGTGAAGTAGATAAGATCGTCGGGAGAGACCTGAATATCACGAATTCGCTCTCCCAGATCCTCAAATAGGCGCTCTTTTTCGTTGAGATTACTACCTGTGATTTCCACTACATTGATGTGGGTGAGCTTTAGGGCTCCTGCGAGAAGTTTGCCATTGAGCTTTGGATAGTTCTTACCACGATAAAGCACCATACCGCTCGGTGCGATGGATGGTACGTAGACCAATTTTGGTGATTCGATGCCTTCCATATGCTCAGCATCTCCTACCTTCAAAGGTCCCCAATATTCTTTACCGTGTGATGTGATAGGCCAGCCATAGTTGGCGCCTTTTTGGATCAGGTTGATCTCATCACCGCCACGAGGGCCGTGCTCGATAGCCCACAGCTGGCCAGTTTGTTTATCAAAGGTAATGCCTTGCGGATTTCTATGTCCATAACTCCAGATGCTATCTAGCCCATCCTTTGTTTTGGCGAATGGATTGTCTTTTGGTGAGTTACCATCACCGTTTAATCGCAGTATGCTGCCAGAGTCCAGCTGGAGGTCTTGCCCATTATCTCGGGTTCCTCTATCGCCGATGGAGAAGTAGATATGGTCGTTTTCATCGATGGCGATACGGCTACCGAAGTGACGACCGGAGCTAGAGCGGGTATTAGAAACGTAAAGTTCTTTGAAGTCGGTTACTTCACCGCCTTGGTAGTGAAAGCTAGCTAGGGTCGTTTTTGGACCCGACGAGGTTTCCTTGGAGTAGGTGAGATAGATGGTTTGTGGGTGCTTTGGATGAATAGCGAGATCCATTAATCCGCCTTGTCCTGACGCCTCAACGTTGTCGGGCTTAAACAGTGCCTGTTTGCTTCCTGAGTCAAGATTGAGTTCGACGATTGAGCCGTTGCGTTCGCTGATAAGGGCGGTATTTTTATCCACAAACTCAATAGACCAAGGTATTGAAAGACCGCTGCCTATTTGTGTTAGCTCGTAGCCTTGCGCTGCAAAGGAGCTTAACCCCAAAATACCCAGTAGACTCAATTTATTCAGTTTCACTCTAATTTCTCCTGTCGACCAACCCTGTCTCCACACCGCTCAAAAAGGGTTATCCAATATTGCGCATGGTTTACGCTGGCGACCTTATAGTCCTTGTATGCATTTAGTATAGGGTGTTGAAGGTGC contains:
- a CDS encoding sulfurtransferase, whose product is MNQVLVDVNWLAEHKEEVILLDAFMLKVVGKEPIEYDKLTTIPGALAFDIETDFCDLDSTQLHAMPTPEQFTQKVRELGINKNSSVVIFDNQGIYSAPRAWWTFRLMGFDKVAVLDGGLPAWIDAGFDVAHEFEVPANLGDFEAKPIQTLVCDAQDVVSNIETKQAKVLDARGAPRFNAEVAEPRPGVRAGHIPGSQNLPFASLMDGECFKALPELKKSFSNLGLDDGDALIMSCGSGITACILILAAHVCGLTDTKLYDGSWAEWGSDESLPVEV
- a CDS encoding alanyl-tRNA editing protein; this translates as MVQKLFWQDPYLTSVTAQITSIEEDVVQLERTIFYAESGGQESDAGTIGGIQVLFAQKHTTKILYQLAETPNFKVGDEVEVAIEWPRRYALMKLHFAAEVVLELFTTLYPKLDKIGAHISQDKSRIDFASDTNIKPLLAEIESKAQAIIESDSLIKSAFSDEENERRYWQVDGFAKVPCGGTHLKRTSEVGKIRLTRKNVGKGKERVEIRLGGELICQ
- a CDS encoding MAPEG family protein, producing the protein MPVALWVLLFVAIVPYLLAGLGGYMKIKQLGHLDNRHPRVQAQSATGITARVIAAQSNAWEALAFYAAVIMVCGFSGVDWELLTIPAVIFGITRVIHPILYLMNIATLRSITVVVGVSACIYMMSLAV
- a CDS encoding GNAT family N-acetyltransferase, translating into MFRAVIEPNLELRLAHPRISPDYYSLVKQDRNYLSEWLAWPLHADGEAFFSEFFKKSLNDYANNKAMVCAIFYENELVGNVSFNSISSSLSSVEIGYWLGFAHQGKGIMSKCVSYLIRYAFTELEMHKVQISAATENRPSRALCERLGMSLEGVITRAENLNGRVVDHAIYGLSREEWKNKEQM
- the rplT gene encoding 50S ribosomal protein L20 is translated as MPRVKRGVQARARHKKVLKQAKGYYGARSRVYRVAFQAVTKAGQYAYRDRRNKKRQFRQLWIARINAASRQNGLSYSRFINGLKKASIEIDRKILADIAVFDKAAFAVLVEKAKAAL
- a CDS encoding PQQ-dependent sugar dehydrogenase, translating into MKLNKLSLLGILGLSSFAAQGYELTQIGSGLSIPWSIEFVDKNTALISERNGSIVELNLDSGSKQALFKPDNVEASGQGGLMDLAIHPKHPQTIYLTYSKETSSGPKTTLASFHYQGGEVTDFKELYVSNTRSSSGRHFGSRIAIDENDHIYFSIGDRGTRDNGQDLQLDSGSILRLNGDGNSPKDNPFAKTKDGLDSIWSYGHRNPQGITFDKQTGQLWAIEHGPRGGDEINLIQKGANYGWPITSHGKEYWGPLKVGDAEHMEGIESPKLVYVPSIAPSGMVLYRGKNYPKLNGKLLAGALKLTHINVVEITGSNLNEKERLFEDLGERIRDIQVSPDDLIYFTTDSGKVYRIEPEL